In Silene latifolia isolate original U9 population chromosome X, ASM4854445v1, whole genome shotgun sequence, the following proteins share a genomic window:
- the LOC141617716 gene encoding uncharacterized protein LOC141617716, giving the protein MEADDMYTISKGYEWLTFQSQQKVIWAKAVWNRFNTPRHCFILWLLQRQRLLTLDRLQKMGVVTSGVCFVCSRGLESHQHLFQECEYAKKCYQLLFSWLKITMTGDVSTGKVLMQRKLSGFQRLVISSLIVAVQYGIWHVRNVCRVDKYLMHPETLLQQVRKESKLRIMAVALGQVRLADSNWCKSLGLM; this is encoded by the coding sequence ATGGAAGCTGATGATATGTATACTATCTCTAAAGGTTATGAATGGCTTACTTTTCAATCTCAACAAAAAGTGATATGGGCAAAGGCTGTTTGGAATAGGTTTAATACTCCAAGGCACTGTTTTATCTTGTGGCTCTTGCAGAGGCAAAGACTTCTAACCTTGGATAGACTGCAGAAAATGGGGGTTGTTACTTCTGGAGTATGCTTTGTGTGCAGCAGGGGGCTTGAGAGTCATCAACATCTCTTCCAAGAATGTGAGTATGCAAAAAAATGCTACCAGCTTCTTTTTTCTTGGTTGAAGATTACAATGACAGGTGATGTTTCTACTGGGAAGGTGCTAATGCAGAGGAAACTCTCTGGTTTTCAGAGACTTGTGATTAGCTCTTTGATTGTAGCTGTTCAGTATGGGATATGGCATGTGAGGAATGTATGTAGAGTGGACAAATATTTGATGCATCCAGAAACACTCTTACAGCAGGTCAGGAAAGAGTCCAAGCTGCGTATAATGGCAGTAGCTTTGGGGCAAGTCCGTTTAGCTGATAGTAACTGGTGTAAAAGTCTGGGTCTGATGTAA